The sequence below is a genomic window from Tachyglossus aculeatus isolate mTacAcu1 chromosome X1, mTacAcu1.pri, whole genome shotgun sequence.
TTTTTCTTGGGTGTAAAAACACCACCAGGCAGCACCCCAAGAAGGCAGATTTCTCTCCCTCCGTGGCTGGTCCTTTTCCCCAACACCTCAGCCGTGAGAGgttttctcccccagccccagtcctAATCCCAAATTTGCCTCTGGGATCTGCCTGTGTGTGTCTTTTGGCCTGGATTGGTTTCCAGGCGCCTCTGGAATAAATCAGGTGCTAAAGAAAGAGGTATGGAGGTGGTGGAAGTGGTGGGTTGGGGGTGAGACCTGGGGCTGCCCTCAAACTCTTTTCTCCCCCAGCACCACGACCCGACAGGTGGCCCTGCAGAGTCTGCGTCTGGCCTTCTTGTCTCATGTGCTCTCTGACCTCCTGTTGGACCGGTGCCTCACCCTCGCCGACTCCCTCGAGAAGTGCCTCAAGAAAGGTCTGCTTGGGTCTTGGTCTTTCAGTCCATCTGTCTATCTCATCCCTGGccagccaccccccccccccccccccccccccccgcccccgtattCTCAGTCTGGTGCCCAAAGCTGGGCCCTGGAATGAGGAACGGTTGCTGGGAGAACAGATGGGGTCATATGGTGATGTAAGGGTGGGGGAATGGACTCCTCAAGGCTGGTGGCTTGCCTTGTGATCTCAAGCTTGACAGTGGCCTGGTTGGCTCCTTCCCCTTGCTGCAGGTAAAGGAGAAGAACAGTCTCTTGCTGCTTCTGTGCTAACCCTTCTGTGCCTTCAGTTGGGCTCAGAGCCTGAAGGGGAGGAGCTTTTTCATAGACTCCGACCCCTGCTCATCTCCATCCTCACGGACCCCTCAGCCAGCCTTGGTGCCAGAAATAGTGTGAGTTGTGACCTCTCCCCcaaactcctcccccttcctcccacatCACCCTTCCTTTCTCCTAGCCTCGGGGTCCAACTGCCTTAGGGCCACAGAAGCCCCAGGTGGCATCATCTGGCCCTGACTCGGGGCACAGAAGGGCGGGAATGCTCTCTCCTCAAGGGAGGGAGGTTGTTAAAGTGACTGAGTGCTGATCCCCTTGCAGCCTGATTCCTCAGGCCCTGGTGGGGATTACTGCTTGGAAGAAGGTAGATTTGTCGCTGCCCAAAGGGAGGCCGTGGGAGCCCGTGTGACCCTGGCCTCAGTGGGCCTGGGTAAGTCAAAGATGCAGGCTGGCCCTTCCCCTCCCGATGGCTCACGATTAAGGCGGGTGCCAAGGGAGCGGTCAAGAGGAGCCGAAGCGTCCCGAGCTGGGTGTGTGGAAAATTGCTAATTGCTCAGGCAGGGCCTTGGAGGCTGGGGACCTGAGCTGTCGGGGACTTCCCGGGGAGTATGTCTCTGGGaatcccttccccaaccccctcttCTCCACAGTGTGCCACAGCCCTTGGGATGTGCTGTTTCATTGCTGCTGTTGAAGTAGAGGTGAGTGAGCACAGCTCCTTAGTATACATGACTCCCTCCGCACTCACTGTGCCTAGTGGTTTGCTGAGAAGTTCCCAAGGCAACTGCCCCCTCCCTTCGGGGCTTTGCCTGGTCTCCCCTTTTGGGCCTAGAGGGACATGAGCCAGACCACCCAACTGTGTGGTCCTGCAGCCGCTGCTCCTTCAGAGGAAGAGGGACCTGCTGCAGGCAGCAGAGGCCACAGGGCCTGCAAAACCTAGGTCTTGGGAAGTGGGCAGCTGTCCCTggatccctgccctgatcccccaggCACCCCTATCCTCCTACAGGACCTCATCTCGTGCCTCACCTGCCTAGAGGCCACCTTCACTGGGgcatgtggggaggagggaactgtggccctgACCCTGCTCCAGCCACTGCACTGCTGTGccctccaggcctgggccctcCTCCTTACCATCTGTCCCAGCTCCCACATCCAAAGAATCCTGCGCAGGTACGTAGACCTCCAGTTCGGAAGGCAGTATAGGAGGCAGTTGGCAAGAGCTAGCTAAGGAGCCTGgagcctcccttctccatcactctcctctccccccctccccttctctccacccttTCCAGTCCTCTCCCACCCCTATCCATtgatctcccctttccctcctcctcctccctacccgcTCTCCTTGCTTGTGCTGTGGCTGCTCAGTTAACCTCCGTGCCTCTTGCAGGTGGGTTTGGTTCCCTCATTTTGAGGAAAATAAGTTGGGTCTCAGCTCCTCAGGGCTGTGGAAGGTTGGGGGCATGTAGCTGGCAGAGGAGTGATGGTGATTGCTGTATCTCAGTAGGGGCAGTTCGGGAGCCTTTGGAAGCTCCACTTGACGTAGAGGGCGGCTACCCGCTTTCCTCCTAGGGACTGCCCGGCTTCCTGAGTACAACTCATAGGAGTAGCCTTTGAAATTTAGAGGCTCAGGGCCCTGTTGATCTCCcgtttccccacagctcctgtgagTGTGAGCCTTGGCACACTAAGTCCGCCCCTAGACTGGTTAGTGGGGTAAAGTTGGCATAGGGAGAGGATCAGAACTAGATTACCAGTTCCTTGGGAACTCCCTGAATGGTTTGTTCCCAGATGGTGCCTTGCTTGTGGGTGGACCCCCAGGGATACCCAGGTGAGGCTGACCTCTTTGTGGGGACCCCTCCCCAATTCTGtgttccctcttcctccaacaGTCAACTGGCCCAGTTGCCCCAGCTCCTCTCCAGCGACAACGTGCACCTGCGCATCGTAGCAGGGGAGACCATAGCTCTCCTGTTTGAGTTAGGCCGGGACCTGGAGGTACGGGGTGGGTAGGGTGTGGTGAGGGTGTGAGGGCCAGATTGGCGGGTGAAAGGGGTTGGTTCTTGTCCGGTTCTGGGGGTGGGAGTGACCCAAGGAGGTTGGGGCATCTCTAAATGCCTTGGCAGATAGGCGTCCGGGGTGGGATGATCAGGGCTGCTTCCCATGCAgttgggtgggaggtggaggagggggatcagAAGGTGAGGCCCTCCTCTGTCCCCAGGAGGATTTCTTGTATGAGGACACCGACTCACTGTGCAGTAAGCTCCGGGACCTGGCCACTGACAGCAACAAGTACCGGGCCAAAGCCGACCGGCGTAGGCAGCGCTCCATCATCCGTGATGTCCTCCGCTTCATCGAGGTGGGGCTTCCCTCCAGCCCCAGAGAAGGGGACTCTTCCACCCCTTACCCTCACTCGGACTCCGGGCTGGGGACCTGCTTGGGCCTCTAGAGCTCGGATCCTACCACCCATCAGCCTCCCCCTACCTCGACCCTCAAAACCAGCCTGAGGCCTGCAGTAAGACTGGGGACTCCTGGGTCCTCCTCGCTAGGGACTGTCTGACTGTcctgcttctcactgtggctcCACAGAATGGGGAGTGCCATGAGGAGACAGTCAAGTTTGGGATGGAGTGTATGTACGTGGGCAGCTGGGCGCGCCGCCGCACCTACACCGCCTTCAGGGAAGTCCTGGGCTCCGGGATCAGCCATCACCTGCAGGTTTGAGTTTTGCACTTTAGAGTGCGCATGGGCCTCGGGTGGtggggcagaggtggagggaggttGGCTCACCACAGCGGGgcatggggtgggatggggatgcCTTTCTATCCTGGAACCAGTGACTAGCGATGGCTGTGGTTCATTTTCTGTTGTGCCCAACTGCCCTTTCCTGCTTCTCCCAGAACAACGGACTGCTCCGTGACATCTTCAGCCTGGGCCCCGTGTTGGTGCAGGATGCTGTTGCCATCAAAGCCAACAAAATCTCCCGCTTTGAGAAGGTGCGAGAATGACTCTCCTCATTCTTATCCtaacctttccccttcccccgccaCCAACTGCcggtttcctttctctttcccatccTTGCCTCTAGCCCCAGACGTTTGCCCAATGATGAATGTTGAGATTTACCAGGAATGGAGAGGCTTGGGGATTAAGTGGAATCCCCACCCTCCTCTGTCCTCATTTCTTGAGGATAGGTGCTTGTTTCTCCCAACATCCCTGGTGTACTGTCCCAGGGGACCGGAGGTGGGACAGCAGGCCCAAACCATCCattgttttccctcctcccttcctctctattGCCCTGGCCTGAGACTGAGTTgcacctctctctttccccttctcccattccagcACCTCTACAACTCTGCTGCCTTCAAAGCCCGGACAAAAGCACGCAACCGTGTGAGGGACAAGCGAGCGGATGTCTTGTGAGTGGAGACCCTCAGCAGCCCCTTGGGACTGGATGAGAAGGTTCCACTCCCTATCCCTGTTTATTTTTCTGTTAGTGGAAAGACAATGCTGCAACACTATCGGCCATGTGGCCTGGTTCCCTGGGGCcacagttttatttttatttttttaacaacaaaaccaaatagaggtatggggaggggatgggaaaagATGGAAAGGCTGCCTCAGAATTGCCGGAACTTCCCGATTTAAAGGGAGGttttagcccccccccccccttttt
It includes:
- the IFRD2 gene encoding interferon-related developmental regulator 2 isoform X1 translates to MPRARKGHAPGRRGQRRAGGARSNIQPDSPSSDDEAASEALSHYSSTSEVASIVEESPGNDVVDDQAQQEELEEKLKECIDNVTDKSTTTRQVALQSLRLAFLSHVLSDLLLDRCLTLADSLEKCLKKGKGEEQSLAASVLTLLCLQLGSEPEGEELFHRLRPLLISILTDPSASLGARNSCATALGMCCFIAAVEVEDLISCLTCLEATFTGACGEEGTVALTLLQPLHCCALQAWALLLTICPSSHIQRILRSQLAQLPQLLSSDNVHLRIVAGETIALLFELGRDLEEDFLYEDTDSLCSKLRDLATDSNKYRAKADRRRQRSIIRDVLRFIENGECHEETVKFGMECMYVGSWARRRTYTAFREVLGSGISHHLQNNGLLRDIFSLGPVLVQDAVAIKANKISRFEKHLYNSAAFKARTKARNRVRDKRADVL
- the IFRD2 gene encoding interferon-related developmental regulator 2 isoform X3 yields the protein MPRARKGHAPGRRGQRRAGGARSNIQPDSPSSDDEAASEALSHYSSTSEVASIVEESPGNDVVDDQAQQEELEEKLKECIDNVTDKSTTTRQVALQSLRLAFLSHVLSDLLLDRCLTLADSLEKCLKKGKGEEQSLAASVLTLLCLQLGSEPEGEELFHRLRPLLISILTDPSASLGARNSCATALGMCCFIAAVEVEAWALLLTICPSSHIQRILRSQLAQLPQLLSSDNVHLRIVAGETIALLFELGRDLEEDFLYEDTDSLCSKLRDLATDSNKYRAKADRRRQRSIIRDVLRFIENGECHEETVKFGMECMYVGSWARRRTYTAFREVLGSGISHHLQNNGLLRDIFSLGPVLVQDAVAIKANKISRFEKHLYNSAAFKARTKARNRVRDKRADVL
- the IFRD2 gene encoding interferon-related developmental regulator 2 isoform X2, whose product is MPRARKGHAPGRRGQRRAGGARSNIQPDSPSSDDEAASEALSHYSSTSEVASIVEESPGNDVVDDQAQQEELEEKLKECIDNVTDKSTTTRQVALQSLRLAFLSHVLSDLLLDRCLTLADSLEKCLKKGKGEEQSLAASVLTLLCLQLGSEPEGEELFHRLRPLLISILTDPSASLGARNSDLISCLTCLEATFTGACGEEGTVALTLLQPLHCCALQAWALLLTICPSSHIQRILRSQLAQLPQLLSSDNVHLRIVAGETIALLFELGRDLEEDFLYEDTDSLCSKLRDLATDSNKYRAKADRRRQRSIIRDVLRFIENGECHEETVKFGMECMYVGSWARRRTYTAFREVLGSGISHHLQNNGLLRDIFSLGPVLVQDAVAIKANKISRFEKHLYNSAAFKARTKARNRVRDKRADVL